From a region of the Phaseolus vulgaris cultivar G19833 chromosome 6, P. vulgaris v2.0, whole genome shotgun sequence genome:
- the LOC137833287 gene encoding uncharacterized protein, translating to MEKEWAKFPRFSREYIDGLESFLDFAYTRGRPQGREILCPCADCRNCVWARRHVVYDHLIATGFLKGYKVWIHHGEEISSTTKSDDDMIDNEDSQDDIYGLLYNTHRNVVEAKGGKEGPNDEARKFYHLINDANQELYPGSKNFSTLSFIIRLYLLKCLHGWSNSSFTDLLQLLKEVMPSLNIPDSFNKTKTMIGDLGLDYKKIHACPKDCMLFWQENEGLDVCSICKSSRWKEFPNANSEVEQPKYEHKVPAKVLRHFPLIPRLQRLFMCSKTAESMRWHEEERSKDGKMRHPADGEAWKNFDSLHEDFSTDSRNVRLGLASDGFNPFRTMSISHSTWPVMMVVYNFPPWLCMKPEYTMLSLLIPGPQSPGNDIDVYLQPLIQELKDLWEFGVETYDASENETFLLRAALLWTISDYPGYAMLSGWSTKGRLACAYCNYDTKSSYLKHSHKMCYMNHRVFLPMSHPWRSNKKSFNGKKEFGSTPHMLEGPEIVEMLKDFINEFGKNAKKTSDGPWKKRSIFFELPYWATNKLRHNLDVMHIEKNICDSILGTLLDIQGKTKDHVNARYDLQNMGIRKDLHPREIDKGRVQFSAACFSMNANEKSIFCGVFKAAKLPDGSASNISKCVHVNNKKISGYKSHDAHFMLHYLLPVAIRSIMPDTVANPLIRFGSFFHSICQKVIQVQDMDYLEAEVVQILCQLEMIFPPSFFDIMLHLPIHLPNEVRLGGPVQFRWMYPIERYLCRLKNYVRNKAYPEGSIAEGYLAEEALTFCSRYLHGGVETRLNRERRNYDHNDVCEIDAIDYFSSLGRPIGGKSNGKPFSIDFTSKAQAHRYLLFNCDAIDIYIKEFDESVNRGTKRGKWVKAKTQSREFSEWFKTRALKDDVSSQIKEFSRGPNNVAKRFSGYLINGYRFHTMKRDAKHKTQNSGVTLVSLTSSFASTKDDNPKIEPITYYGAIKDIFELDYYGSFKFVMFKCDWFEVEEDKYGLTCVYFNKKLYQNDPFMLASQVHQCFYIEDPLDANRHYVLKKVPRDLFNMGDQSNGVELNVANNDGELNWAREDMPVTIFEKSSSVGQRNVFNEDDIDETLFDFMD from the exons ATGGAGAAAGAGTGGGCAAAATTCCCAAGGTTTAGCAGAGAATATATAGATGGTCTTGagtcatttttagattttgctTACACTAGAGGAAGACCTCAAGGACGTGAGATTTTATGTCCATGCGCTGATTGTAGAAACTGTGTTTGGGCAAGAAGACATGTGGTTTATGATCATTTAATAGCCACGGGCTTTCTAAAAGGATATAAGGTTTGGATTCACCATGGAGAAGAAATATCTTCGACTACAAAAAGTGATGATGACATGATAGATAATGAAGATTCACAAGATGATATTTATGGCTTATTGTATAACACACATAGAAATGTGGTAGAAGCAAAAGGAGGCAAAGAGGGTCCTAATGATGAAGCTAGAAAGTTCTACCATTTGATTAATGATGCAAATCAAGAACTCTACCCTGGGAGTAAAAACTTCTCCACTTTATCTTTCATCATTCGACTGTATTTATTGAAATGTCTTCATGGTTGGAGCAATTCTTCATTCACTGATCTCCTACAATTACTAAAAGAGGTTATGCCTAGTTTGAATATTCCTGATTCTTTTAACAAAACAAAGACTATGATTGGTGATCTAGGCCTTGATTATAAAAAGATTCATGCGTGTCCGAAAGATTGTATGTTATTTTGGCAAGAGAATGAAGGTCTAGATGTTTGCAGTATATGTAAATCTTCACGATGGAAGGAATTTCCAAATGCCAATTCTGAGGTTGAACAGCCAAAATATGAGCATAAAGTTCCTGCCAAAGTATTGCGACACTTTCCATTGATTCCTAGACTTCAAAGACTATTTATGTGTTCAAAGACTGCTGAGTCCATGAGATGGCATGAAGAAGAACGATCGAAGGATGGGAAAATGAGACACCCCGCTGATGGTGAAGCTTGGAAGAACTTTGATAGTCTTCATGAAGATTTTTCTACTGATTCGCGCAATGTAAGACTTGGTCTGGCTAGTGATGGCTTTAATCCATTTAGGACCATGAGCATATCACATAGCACGTGGCCTGTGATGATGGTGGTGTACAACTTTCCACCTTGGTTGTGCATGAAACCTGAATATACAATGTTATCATTGTTGATTCCGGGACCACAATCACCAGGAAATGATATTGATGTGTACCTTCAACCGTTGATTCAGGAGTTAAAAGATTTATGGGAGTTTGGAGTAGAAACATATGATGCTTCAGAAAATGAAACATTTTTATTGCGTGCCGCTCTTCTATGGACTATCAGTGACTACCCTGGGTATGCGATGTTGTCAGGTTGGAGCACCAAAGGAAGATTAGCTTGTGCATATTGTAATTATGACACTAAATCATCCTACTTGAAACATAGCCATAAAATGTGCTATATGAACCATCGTGTCTTTTTACCAATGAGCCATCCTTGGAGATCTAATAAGAAGTCTTTTAATGGAAAAAAAGAATTTGGATCTACACCACACATGTTAGAAGGGCCAGAAATCGTAGAAATGTTAAAAGATTTCATCAATGAATTCGGAAAGAATGCAAAAAAGACAAGTGATGGTCCATGGAAAAAGAGATCAATCTTTTTTGAGTTGCCTTATTGGGCAACAAATAAATTACGTCACAATTTGGACGTCATGCATATTGAGAAAAACATATGTGATAGTATTTTGGGCACTCTTTTGGATATTCAAGGGAAGACAAAAGATCATGTTAATGCTCGTTATGATTTGCAAAATATGGGAATAAGAAAGGATCTTCATCCAAGGGAGATTGATAAAGGCCGAGTACAATTTTCAGCAGCCTGTTTTTCAATGAATGCTAATGAGAAATCTATCTTTTGTGGTGTTTTTAAGGCTGCCAAATTACCAGATGGAAGTGCATCAAATATTTCAAAGTGTGTGCATGTTAATAACAAGAAAATATCTGGTTATAAGAGTCACGATGCACATTTCATGTTGCATTACTTACTACCAGTGGCAATAAGAAGCATTATGCCTGATACCGTGGCTAATCCTCTAATTCGATTTGGGTCATTCTTTCACTCTATATGTCAAAAGGTTATACAAGTGCAAGATATGGATTACTTGGAAGCAGAAGTAGTACAAATACTTTGTCAATTAGAGATGATTTTTCCACCTAGTTTTTTTGACATAATGCTTCACTTACCTATTCATTTGCCGAATGAAGTGAGATTAGGTGGCCCCGTTCAATTTCGATGGATGTACCCCATTGAAAGATATTTATGCAGACTGAAGAATTATGTTCGAAataaagcttacccagaaggtTCTATTGCTGAAGGGTATTTGGCAGAAGAGGCTTTGACTTTTTGCTCAAGATATTTGCATGGAGGTGTAGAAACAAGGTTAAACAGAGAACGTCGCAATTATGATCACAATGATGTATGTGAAATAGATGCAATTGATTATTTCTCAAGTCTTGGTCGCCCTATAGGAGGGAAAAGTAATGGTAAACCATTTTCTATAGATTTCACATCGAAAGCTCAAGCTCATCGATACCTCTTATTCAATTGTGATGCAATTGACATATACATCAA AGAGTTTGATGAGAGTGTTAATAGGGGCACTAAAAGAGGAAAGTGGGTGAAGGCCAAAACCCAAAGTCGAGAATTTAGTGAATGGTTCAAAACTCGAGCCTTGAAAGATGACGTGTCTTCTCAAATTAAAGAGTTTTCTAGAGGGCCAAATAATGTTGCAAAGAGGTTTTCAGGTTACCTCATTAATGGATATAGATTTCATACTATGAAGCGGGATGCCAAACACAAAACTCAAAATTCTGGTGTAACATTGGTTTCATTGACTTCAAGTTTTGCAAGCACAAAGGATGACAATCCAAAAATTGAACCCATAACATATTATGGTGCAATCAAAGATATATTTGAGTTAGATTATTATGGTAGTTTCAAGTTTGTGATGTTCAAATGTGATTGGTTTGAGGTCGAAGAAGATAAATATGGACTTACTTGTGTATATTTCAACAAAAAGCTTTACCAAAATGATCCTTTTATGCTAGCTTCTCAAGTCCATCAATGCTTTTATATCGAAGACCCTTTAGATGCAAATAGgcattatgttttgaaaaaggttccAAGAGATTTATTTAACATGGGTGACCAATCAAATGGTGTTGAACtaaatgttgcaaacaatgatGGTGAACTAAATTGGGCTAGGGAAGACATGCCTGTCACAATATTTGAAAAATCTTCTAGTGTAGGCCAGAGAAATGTTTTTAATGAAGATGATATTGATGAAACTTTATTTGACTTCATGGACTAG